A part of Anas acuta chromosome 26, bAnaAcu1.1, whole genome shotgun sequence genomic DNA contains:
- the KLHL26 gene encoding kelch-like protein 26 isoform X1 gives MAESGGAEFAAERPSSMADKNSTLKCTFSAPGHSTTLLQGLASLRAQAQLLDVILTINNEVFQVHKVVLAACSDYFRAMFTGGMREASQDVIELKGVSAKGLKHIIDFAYSAEVTLDLDCIQDVLGAAVFLQMVPVVELCEEFLKSAMSVETCLNIGQMATTFSLASLKESVDAFTFRHFLQISEEEDFLHLPLERLVFFLQSNKLKSCSEIDLFRAAVRWLQYDPARRANASQVLCHIRFPLMKSSELVDSVQTLDIMVEDVLCRQYLLEAFNYQILPFRQHEMQSPRTTIRSDVLSLVTFGGTPYTDNDRTVSCKVYYLPDANVRQFKELTEMEVGSSHSCVAVLDNFVYIVGGQHLQYRSGEGAVDICYRYDPHLNQWLRIQAMQESRIQFQLNVLHGMVYATGGRNRSGSLASVEKYCPKNNEWTYVCSLKRRTWGHAGATVGDKLYISGGYGISVEDKKALHCYDPAVDQWEFKTPMNEPRVLHAMVSANNRIYALGGRMDHVDRCFDVLAVEYYVPETDQWTTVSPMRAGQSEAGCCLLEKKIYIVGGYNWHLNNVTSIVQVYNTETDEWERDLHFPESFAGIACAPVILPQVTTQR, from the exons ATGGCGGAGTCCGGCGGGGCCGAGTTCGCCGCGGAGCGGCCGAGCAG cATGGCTGACAAGAACAGCACCCTGAAATGCACGTtctctgctcctggccacagCACCACTCTACTGCAGGGACTGGCCTCGCTCCGAGCTCAGGCTCAGCTGCTTGATGTCATCCTCACTATAAATAATGAAGTGTTTCAGGTTCATAAAGTTGTCTTGGCTGCCTGCAGTGACTATTTCAG GGCAATGTTCACAGGCGGGATGAGAGAAGCCAGCCAAGATGTGATCGAACTGAAAGGTGTATCTGCAAAAGGACTGAAACACATAATAGACTTCGCGTACAGTGCTGAAGTGACTCTTGATCTTGACTGCATTCAGgatgtgctgggagctgctgtctTCCTCCAGATGGTGCCTGTCGTGGAGCTCTGCGAAGAATTTCTGAAGTCTGCCATGAGCGTAGAAACGTGTCTCAACATCGGGCAGATGGCCACCACCTTCAGCCTCGCGTCCTTGAAGGAATCGGTCGATGCCTTCACCTTTCGGCACTTCCTGCAGATCTCCGAGGAGGAGGACTTCCTCCACCTGCCGCTGGAGCGCCTCGTTTTCTTCTTGCAGAGCAATaagctgaaaagctgcagcGAGATAGACCTCTTCCGTGCTGCCGTCCGCTGGCTGCAGTACGACCCCGCGCGCCGGGCCAACGCCAGCCAGGTGCTGTGCCACATCCGCTTCCCGCTCATGAAATCCTCGGAGCTGGTGGACAGCGTTCAGACCTTGGACATCATGGTGGAGGACGTCTTGTGCCGGCAGTATTTGCTGGAGGCCTTCAATTACCAGATCCTGCCCTTTCGCCAGCACGAGATGCAGTCCCCGCGCACCACCATCCGCTCGGACGTCCTGTCCCTCGTCACCTTCGGCGGCACCCCCTACACCGACAACGACCGCACCGTGAGCTGCAAGGTTTACTACCTGCCCGATGCCAACGTGCGCCAGTTCAAGGAGCTGACGGAGATGGAGGTGGGCAGCAGCCACTCCTGCGTGGCCGTGCTCGACAACTTCGTCTACATCGTCGGAGGGCAGCACCTGCAGTACCGGAGCGGCGAGGGAGCCGTCGATATCTGCTACAGGTACGATCCGCACCTCAACCAGTGGCTGCGCATCCAGGCCATGCAGGAGAGCAGGATCCAGTTCCAGCTGAACGTCCTCCACGGCATGGTGTACGCCACCGGCGGGAGGAACCGCTCGGGGAGCTTGGCCTCCGTGGAGAAATATTGCCCCAAAAATAACGAGTGGACTTACGTGTGCTCCCTGAAGCGCAGGACGTGGGGGCACGCTGGAGCCACGGTAGGAGACAAATTGTACATCTCGGGTGGGTACGGGATTTCGGTGGAAGACAAAAAAGCCCTGCACTGTTACGACCCGGCCGTGGATCAGTGGGAGTTTAAAACCCCCATGAACGAACCCAGAGTCCTGCATGCCATGGTGAGTGCAAATAATAGGATTTACGCTCTGGGAGGCCGCATGGACCACGTTGACCGTTGTTTCGATGTTTTGGCCGTGGAATATTACGTGCCTGAAACAGACCAGTGGACAACGGTGAGCCCGATGCGCGCGGGTCAGTCGGAAGCTGGCTGTTGTTTactagaaaaaaagatttatattgTAGGAGGGTACAACTGGCATCTGAACAATGTCACGAGCATTGTGCAGGTGTACAACACAGAAACTGATGAGTGGGAAAGAGACCTGCATTTTCCAGAGTCTTTCGCTGGGATAGCGTGTGCGCCCGTGATCCTGCCACAGGTAACGACCCAGAGATAA
- the KLHL26 gene encoding kelch-like protein 26 isoform X2 has translation MAESGGAEFAAERPSSMADKNSTLKCTFSAPGHSTTLLQGLASLRAQAQLLDVILTINNEVFQVHKVVLAACSDYFRAMFTGGMREASQDVIELKGVSAKGLKHIIDFAYSAEVTLDLDCIQDVLGAAVFLQMVPVVELCEEFLKSAMSVETCLNIGQMATTFSLASLKESVDAFTFRHFLQISEEEDFLHLPLERLVFFLQSNKLKSCSEIDLFRAAVRWLQYDPARRANASQVLCHIRFPLMKSSELVDSVQTLDIMVEDVLCRQYLLEAFNYQILPFRQHEMQSPRTTIRSDVLSLVTFGGTPYTDNDRTVSCKVYYLPDANVRQFKELTEMEVGSSHSCVAVLDNFVYIVGGQHLQYRSGEGAVDICYRYDPHLNQWLRIQAMQESRIQFQLNVLHGMVYATGGRNRSGSLASVEKYCPKNNEWTYVCSLKRRTWGHAGATVGDKLYISGGYGISVEDKKALHCYDPAVDQWEFKTPMNEPRVLHAMVSANNRIYALGGRMDHVDRCFDVLAVEYYVPETDQWTTVSPMRAGQSEAGCCLLEKKIYIVGGYNWHLNNVTSIVQVYNTETDEWERDLHFPESFAGIACAPVILPQF, from the exons ATGGCGGAGTCCGGCGGGGCCGAGTTCGCCGCGGAGCGGCCGAGCAG cATGGCTGACAAGAACAGCACCCTGAAATGCACGTtctctgctcctggccacagCACCACTCTACTGCAGGGACTGGCCTCGCTCCGAGCTCAGGCTCAGCTGCTTGATGTCATCCTCACTATAAATAATGAAGTGTTTCAGGTTCATAAAGTTGTCTTGGCTGCCTGCAGTGACTATTTCAG GGCAATGTTCACAGGCGGGATGAGAGAAGCCAGCCAAGATGTGATCGAACTGAAAGGTGTATCTGCAAAAGGACTGAAACACATAATAGACTTCGCGTACAGTGCTGAAGTGACTCTTGATCTTGACTGCATTCAGgatgtgctgggagctgctgtctTCCTCCAGATGGTGCCTGTCGTGGAGCTCTGCGAAGAATTTCTGAAGTCTGCCATGAGCGTAGAAACGTGTCTCAACATCGGGCAGATGGCCACCACCTTCAGCCTCGCGTCCTTGAAGGAATCGGTCGATGCCTTCACCTTTCGGCACTTCCTGCAGATCTCCGAGGAGGAGGACTTCCTCCACCTGCCGCTGGAGCGCCTCGTTTTCTTCTTGCAGAGCAATaagctgaaaagctgcagcGAGATAGACCTCTTCCGTGCTGCCGTCCGCTGGCTGCAGTACGACCCCGCGCGCCGGGCCAACGCCAGCCAGGTGCTGTGCCACATCCGCTTCCCGCTCATGAAATCCTCGGAGCTGGTGGACAGCGTTCAGACCTTGGACATCATGGTGGAGGACGTCTTGTGCCGGCAGTATTTGCTGGAGGCCTTCAATTACCAGATCCTGCCCTTTCGCCAGCACGAGATGCAGTCCCCGCGCACCACCATCCGCTCGGACGTCCTGTCCCTCGTCACCTTCGGCGGCACCCCCTACACCGACAACGACCGCACCGTGAGCTGCAAGGTTTACTACCTGCCCGATGCCAACGTGCGCCAGTTCAAGGAGCTGACGGAGATGGAGGTGGGCAGCAGCCACTCCTGCGTGGCCGTGCTCGACAACTTCGTCTACATCGTCGGAGGGCAGCACCTGCAGTACCGGAGCGGCGAGGGAGCCGTCGATATCTGCTACAGGTACGATCCGCACCTCAACCAGTGGCTGCGCATCCAGGCCATGCAGGAGAGCAGGATCCAGTTCCAGCTGAACGTCCTCCACGGCATGGTGTACGCCACCGGCGGGAGGAACCGCTCGGGGAGCTTGGCCTCCGTGGAGAAATATTGCCCCAAAAATAACGAGTGGACTTACGTGTGCTCCCTGAAGCGCAGGACGTGGGGGCACGCTGGAGCCACGGTAGGAGACAAATTGTACATCTCGGGTGGGTACGGGATTTCGGTGGAAGACAAAAAAGCCCTGCACTGTTACGACCCGGCCGTGGATCAGTGGGAGTTTAAAACCCCCATGAACGAACCCAGAGTCCTGCATGCCATGGTGAGTGCAAATAATAGGATTTACGCTCTGGGAGGCCGCATGGACCACGTTGACCGTTGTTTCGATGTTTTGGCCGTGGAATATTACGTGCCTGAAACAGACCAGTGGACAACGGTGAGCCCGATGCGCGCGGGTCAGTCGGAAGCTGGCTGTTGTTTactagaaaaaaagatttatattgTAGGAGGGTACAACTGGCATCTGAACAATGTCACGAGCATTGTGCAGGTGTACAACACAGAAACTGATGAGTGGGAAAGAGACCTGCATTTTCCAGAGTCTTTCGCTGGGATAGCGTGTGCGCCCGTGATCCTGCCACAG TTTTAG
- the KLHL26 gene encoding kelch-like protein 26 isoform X3, giving the protein MAESGGAEFAAERPSRAMFTGGMREASQDVIELKGVSAKGLKHIIDFAYSAEVTLDLDCIQDVLGAAVFLQMVPVVELCEEFLKSAMSVETCLNIGQMATTFSLASLKESVDAFTFRHFLQISEEEDFLHLPLERLVFFLQSNKLKSCSEIDLFRAAVRWLQYDPARRANASQVLCHIRFPLMKSSELVDSVQTLDIMVEDVLCRQYLLEAFNYQILPFRQHEMQSPRTTIRSDVLSLVTFGGTPYTDNDRTVSCKVYYLPDANVRQFKELTEMEVGSSHSCVAVLDNFVYIVGGQHLQYRSGEGAVDICYRYDPHLNQWLRIQAMQESRIQFQLNVLHGMVYATGGRNRSGSLASVEKYCPKNNEWTYVCSLKRRTWGHAGATVGDKLYISGGYGISVEDKKALHCYDPAVDQWEFKTPMNEPRVLHAMVSANNRIYALGGRMDHVDRCFDVLAVEYYVPETDQWTTVSPMRAGQSEAGCCLLEKKIYIVGGYNWHLNNVTSIVQVYNTETDEWERDLHFPESFAGIACAPVILPQVTTQR; this is encoded by the exons ATGGCGGAGTCCGGCGGGGCCGAGTTCGCCGCGGAGCGGCCGAGCAG GGCAATGTTCACAGGCGGGATGAGAGAAGCCAGCCAAGATGTGATCGAACTGAAAGGTGTATCTGCAAAAGGACTGAAACACATAATAGACTTCGCGTACAGTGCTGAAGTGACTCTTGATCTTGACTGCATTCAGgatgtgctgggagctgctgtctTCCTCCAGATGGTGCCTGTCGTGGAGCTCTGCGAAGAATTTCTGAAGTCTGCCATGAGCGTAGAAACGTGTCTCAACATCGGGCAGATGGCCACCACCTTCAGCCTCGCGTCCTTGAAGGAATCGGTCGATGCCTTCACCTTTCGGCACTTCCTGCAGATCTCCGAGGAGGAGGACTTCCTCCACCTGCCGCTGGAGCGCCTCGTTTTCTTCTTGCAGAGCAATaagctgaaaagctgcagcGAGATAGACCTCTTCCGTGCTGCCGTCCGCTGGCTGCAGTACGACCCCGCGCGCCGGGCCAACGCCAGCCAGGTGCTGTGCCACATCCGCTTCCCGCTCATGAAATCCTCGGAGCTGGTGGACAGCGTTCAGACCTTGGACATCATGGTGGAGGACGTCTTGTGCCGGCAGTATTTGCTGGAGGCCTTCAATTACCAGATCCTGCCCTTTCGCCAGCACGAGATGCAGTCCCCGCGCACCACCATCCGCTCGGACGTCCTGTCCCTCGTCACCTTCGGCGGCACCCCCTACACCGACAACGACCGCACCGTGAGCTGCAAGGTTTACTACCTGCCCGATGCCAACGTGCGCCAGTTCAAGGAGCTGACGGAGATGGAGGTGGGCAGCAGCCACTCCTGCGTGGCCGTGCTCGACAACTTCGTCTACATCGTCGGAGGGCAGCACCTGCAGTACCGGAGCGGCGAGGGAGCCGTCGATATCTGCTACAGGTACGATCCGCACCTCAACCAGTGGCTGCGCATCCAGGCCATGCAGGAGAGCAGGATCCAGTTCCAGCTGAACGTCCTCCACGGCATGGTGTACGCCACCGGCGGGAGGAACCGCTCGGGGAGCTTGGCCTCCGTGGAGAAATATTGCCCCAAAAATAACGAGTGGACTTACGTGTGCTCCCTGAAGCGCAGGACGTGGGGGCACGCTGGAGCCACGGTAGGAGACAAATTGTACATCTCGGGTGGGTACGGGATTTCGGTGGAAGACAAAAAAGCCCTGCACTGTTACGACCCGGCCGTGGATCAGTGGGAGTTTAAAACCCCCATGAACGAACCCAGAGTCCTGCATGCCATGGTGAGTGCAAATAATAGGATTTACGCTCTGGGAGGCCGCATGGACCACGTTGACCGTTGTTTCGATGTTTTGGCCGTGGAATATTACGTGCCTGAAACAGACCAGTGGACAACGGTGAGCCCGATGCGCGCGGGTCAGTCGGAAGCTGGCTGTTGTTTactagaaaaaaagatttatattgTAGGAGGGTACAACTGGCATCTGAACAATGTCACGAGCATTGTGCAGGTGTACAACACAGAAACTGATGAGTGGGAAAGAGACCTGCATTTTCCAGAGTCTTTCGCTGGGATAGCGTGTGCGCCCGTGATCCTGCCACAGGTAACGACCCAGAGATAA